Genomic window (Streptomyces cadmiisoli):
AGCAATCGACTACCGTTCGGCATTGTCCACCCCCGTGTTGGCGATGTCGCTGGCAGGGCTTTCCCCCTGTGTACGCGGTTCCGGAACAGACCGGGACTCGCTCTGAGACGCGCCCGATTCCGCGGTGGTTCCCGGCTCTTGCGGCGCGAGATCGACCGCACTTCGACCGACGAGTACCTGTGCCAGCGCGGCGACTTTGGTCATCAACAGGGGGGCCGCCACCCCCAACATGAACGCCATGAAACTGTCGGTAATACGGCCCGCATCAGCGAAAGGTGCCGCCAGTGCACCGCTGAGGCCCAGCCTGACGACCACCCACACGGCATACACACGCAGTTCTGCCCGCGTCCATGGCCATACCCACGGCTTCTTGGCTGATGGCGGCCGTAGCGTGCCCAAGAACAGTGTCATTTCCGCCGCACCGCCCCCGAGAAGCGCCCACAGCACCGCCTCCTTAATTCCCATGGCCGGAAACGCTAGCAATACCAGTCCCCCGACACCACTCGGTCACCAGGCACATTCATGAAGGCGCTTGCATCTGGCACATCCCTGCCGCGACGGAAAAGAACCCGACAAAAAAGAAGGAGAAAGGTTTCTGCGCAGGGGGAGAAAACTTCAGCACACAACAGGAGCGGTTGTCCGACGACCCAGATCGAACCCCGACGTGCATAATTCTGCCGTTCACGAAAGACGTAATGGCAGTCGGCCTTGCGTGCGGCCGTTTCCCTCGGGGTGGGGCACTTCGGAGGTGCCGTCGGCCGCGCCGCTCACGATCGGCCGACAGACCGGCCGGCCGGCCGGCGACGCGACCCGGTCGGCGCGCGGCCGGCTCCCTTCCGGTCAGGACGCGACGTTGCGCAGCGCCACGGCGAGCTTCTGGAGGTCCAGGCCGACCAGATGGTCGAGGAAGTTGCGGCGTACGGAGGCCAGGTTGGTCGGCCAGGCCTCCTCCAGACGGTCGAAGCCGGCTTCGGTCAGGATGGCGTTCCAGCCACGTGCGTCCTGTTCGGACCTGACCCGCTCGATGAGTCCCTGGCTCTCCAACCGGATCGCCAAACGCGTCATACCACTGAGCGACATCTCGACCGCCGCGGCCAGATCGCCCATACGCAGCTGCCGGTCCGGTGCCTCGGAGAGGTTCATCAGCGCCAGGTACTCCACGAGGGACAGCTGCTGCTCCCGGAGCATGTCGGCATCGATGGCGCGCGGCAGGGCGTAGACGACACGACTGAGCGAGCGAACCACTGCTTCTTCGTCCGGGGTGAGAGGTTGCAGCCGCCGCTCAGTGGGATCCGGCTGCCGTGCGGCGCGTGACATGGCTGC
Coding sequences:
- a CDS encoding MarR family winged helix-turn-helix transcriptional regulator → MSRAARQPDPTERRLQPLTPDEEAVVRSLSRVVYALPRAIDADMLREQQLSLVEYLALMNLSEAPDRQLRMGDLAAAVEMSLSGMTRLAIRLESQGLIERVRSEQDARGWNAILTEAGFDRLEEAWPTNLASVRRNFLDHLVGLDLQKLAVALRNVAS